In Salvelinus namaycush isolate Seneca chromosome 17, SaNama_1.0, whole genome shotgun sequence, one genomic interval encodes:
- the LOC120062343 gene encoding ubiquitin-like protein 3 has protein sequence MTTARDLDMVNLRLILVSGKTQDFIFSPNDSAMDIAKHVFDNWPLGWEEEQVGSASILRLIFQGRFLHGSVTLGALKLPPGRTTVMHLVARETLPEPNSHGQRNREKITESNCCLLL, from the exons ATGACAACTGCAAGGGATCTCGATATG GTGAATCTGCGTCTTATCCTGGTCAGTGGGAAGACACAAGACTTCATCTTCTCCCCCAACGACTCGGCCATGGACATCGCCAAGCACGTCTTTGATAACTGGCCCTTGG GAtgggaggaggagcaggtggGCAGCGCCAGCATCCTGCGCCTCATCTTCCAGGGACGCTTCCTGCATGGCAGCGTCACCCTGGGCG CTTTAAAGCTGCCCCCTGGCCGAACAACTGTCATGCACTTGGTTGCCAGAGAGACCCTGCCAGAACCTAACTCCCATG GTCAGCGTAACCGGGAGAAGATCACAGAGAGCAACTGCTGTCTGCTCTtgtaa
- the LOC120062344 gene encoding cationic amino acid transporter 3-like, whose translation MAKKLASFGKMLLRRRALDCNQEESHFARCLSTLDLIALGVGSTLGAGVYLLAGEVAREKAGPAIVLCFLIAALSSVLAGLCYAEFGARVPKTGSAYMYSYVTVGEIWAFITGWNLILSYVIGTASVARAWSSTFDNLVEQKISDFFRASMSIKVPGKILAEYPDLFALILILLLTGLLAFGVSESALVNKIFTGVNLVVLGFVIISGLVKGDRTNWNLTVEYFVNTSNITDTEIIKEKFGNGGFAPFGFSGVLSGAATCFYAFVGFDCIATTSEEAKNPMRSIPIGIVASLLICFFAYFGVSAALTLMMPYYLLNKESPLPEAFKYVHWDPARYIVAVGSLCALSTSLLGSMFPMPRVIYAMAEDGLLFRFLSKMNIKTKTPLLATIVSGIVAALMAFLFDLAALVDLMSIGTLLAYTLVAVCVLILRYQPGTLGVSGASEKLVELVGLQRAAMAEGDSGDEFGQESEGETRPLRERFILKMLLVPSCDVPTKTSGLIVYITTAVISVVFTLLCIVLSVCGAEVVSGHPVWVTICAILVFFSFLCMVIIWRQPPSRQSLTFKVPLLPVLPLVSIFVNIYLMMQLDGPTWCRFAVWMTIGFIIYFGYGIKNSSEATPNRGKFEPVLRSKSPNYLAEDDSEVEGMMS comes from the exons ATGGCTAAGAAGCTAGCTTCCTTTGGTAAGATGCTGCTCAGGCGGCGAGCGCTGGACTGTAACCAGGAAGAGAGCCACTTCGCCCGCTGCCTGAGCACACTGGACCTGATAGCCCTGGGGGTGGGCTCCACTCTGGGGGCCGGCGTCTATTTGCTGGCTGGAGAGGTGGCCAGGGAGAAGGCCGGCCCAGCCATCGTGCTCTGCTTCCTCATCGCAGCGCTCTCCTCCGTCCTTGCTGGTCTGTGTTATGCTGAGTTTGGTGCCCGTGTGCCAAAGACTGGTTCAGCCTACATGTACAGCTATGTGACAGTGGGGGAGATCTGGGCCTTCATCACTGGTTGGAACCTCATCCTCTCCTATGTCATAG gCACAGCCAGTGTTGCTCGGGCCTGGAGCTCCACCTTTGACAACCTGGTTGAACAGAAGATCTCAGACTTCTTCAGAGCCTCCATGTCCATCAAGGTCCCTGGGAAGATTCTAGCTGAATACCCAGACCTCTTCGCCCTCATCCTGATCTTGCTGCTCACTG GCCTGCTGGCGTTTGGCGTGAGTGAGTCGGCCCTGGTGAACAAGATCTTCACGGGGGTCAACCTGGTGGTGCTGGGCTTCGTCATCATCTCAGGACTGGTGAAGGGAGACCGTACTAACTGGAACCTCACTGTCGAGTACTTTGTCAACACATCCAACATCACTGATACAGA GATCATTAAAGAGAAGTTTGGCAACGGGGGTTTTGCTCCATTCGGCTTCAGTGGAGTCCTTTCTGGTGCAGCAACTTGCTTCTACGCCTTTGTGGGTTTCGACTGCATCGCAACCACAA GTGAAGAGGCCAAGAACCCCATGCGTTCCATCCCCATCGGTATCGTGGCTTCTCTGCTCATCTGTTTCTTTGCCTACTTCGGGGTGTCTGCAGCCCTCACTCTCATGATGCCCTACTACCTGCTGAACAAAGAGAGCCCGCTGCCAGAGGCCTTCAAGTATGTGCACTGGGACCCTGCCCGCTACATCGTGGCTGTGGGCTCCCTCTGTGCACTCTCCACCAG TTTACTGGGCTCAATGTTCCCCATGCCCCGTGTAATCTATGCCATGGCTGAGGACGGCCTGCTCTTCCGTTTCCTCTCAAAGATGAACATCAAAACCAAGACCCCCCTGTTAGCCACCATTGTGTCGGGTATTGTAGCAG CCCTGATGGCATTCCTGTTTGATCTGGCAGCCCTGGTGGACCTGATGTCGATAGGAACTCTCCTGGCATACACACTAGTGGCTGTGTGCGTGCTTATCCTCAG GTACCAACCGGGCACCCTGGGTGTTAGTGGTGCCAGTGAGAAGCTGGTGGAGCTGGTGGGTCTGCAGAGGGCAGCCATGGCAGAGGGGGACAGTGGGGATGAGTTTGGCCAGGAGAGTGAGGGGGAGACCAGGCCCCTCAGGGAGCGGTTCATCCTCAAGATGCTGCTGGTGCCCAGCTGTGACGTCCCAACCAAGACCTCCGGGCTCATCGTCTACATCACTACCGCTGTCATCT CTGTGGTGTTCACCCTGCTGTGCATAgtactgtctgtgtgtggggcAGAGGTGGTAAGTGGCCACCCAGTGTGGGTCACCATATGTGCGATACTGGTCTTCTTCTCCTTCCTGTGTATGGTCATCATATGGAGACAGCCCCCGAGCAGACAGTCACTCACCTTTAAG GTACCCCTACTCCCAGTGTTGCCATTGGTCAGTATCTTTGTCAACATTTACCTCATGATGCAGCTGGATGGGCCAACGTGGTGTCGCTTTGCAGTGTGGATGACTATTG GTTTTATCATCTACTTTGGTTACGGGATTAAGAACAGCTCAGAGGCCACACCCAACCGCGGTAAATTTGAGCCAGTCCTCCGATCAAAGAGCCCCAACTACCTGGCAGAGGATGACAGTGAGGTGGAAGGAATGATGTCTTAG